The Sphaerisporangium siamense genome includes the window GAGGGAGCTGCCGCGGCCCTCCTGAGCCGCGTGGACGTCTTGCGACGGGGGAGTGGTCGGGTGGGGCACTCTGGGGAGAGGCGGATGGGGCAGCGGTTCTGGAAGGCGGTGCCGGGGAGAGGCGCGGTGAGTCGGCGGTCCCAGGGGCGGTATCGGGGGGAGAGGTGGATGGGTCAGCGGTCCCAGGGGGCGGTCTCGCCCATCTTCTTGTAGTAGCGGGCGAGGTGGGCTTTGACGCCGTCCACGTCGGCCTTGGGGAGGTCGATACCGCCGCGCGCGCCCTGCATGACGGCGCCCGCGGCCATCACGGCGTGCGGCACGGCGGTGAGCCGTCCGTTCACGACGTCGGCGATGGGCAGCTTGTAGGAGCCGAACTCGTCGGGCTTGTCGCCGTCGTACCAGACGTGGGCCTCGCGGTAGCGGGCGTTGGGCTCCTCCTCCGCGCCCGCCCATTCCCGGACGCGCTTGTCGGCGGCGGCCCCGTCCCACTCGCGTTCACGGTCGGCCAGCGGCAGGTCCTGGAACTTGACGACGGTCATGGTGGCACTCCTCCCCGAGCCGCGCGGGACGCGCGTACATGGCTGGCCTACCCGTTAACCGGCCCTCAAACGAGCGCGCGCGCCCGGGGCAGCAGCGGGATGAGTGCGGCCGGGGCCGGAGCGTGGCGGGGCTGTGCGGCCGGCGGTCAGGAGTGCGAGGGATCCGCGCGGGCGGGGCGTCAGGAGAAGGTGAGGGAGGCGCGGCTTTCCAGGGGGCCGCCGGCGAGGGCGGCGTCGACGGTGGGGTAGATGTCGAAGGCGGCGTCGATGCCGGTGAGGTTCATGATCCTTCGCGGGGTGGGGTTCAGGCAGCACAGCGCGCACGTGCCGCCGCACTTCTGCGCCTTGGCGCCCGCGCGGACCAGGACGCGCAGGCCGGAGGAGTCGATGAAGTTCAGGCGCGAGAGATCGAAGATCAGTTGAGGTGGTCTGGCGCGGAACGCCTCATCGATGTCCTCGCCCAGCCTGGGAACCCCGTTGCGGTCCACCTCGCCGATGATGGCGATGACGGTGAACTCGCGACGGTTCTCCCGACGTACCATCAACGGCATGTCGTAACCTCCACGGCTGGGGACCTGCCCCTTACAGTCTGTTCCCGGTGGACGTGCGAATACAAGAACATGGGGCACGCAAAACGTCCGGAGTCAAGTATTCACCTACGCCGGGCGCCGATGATCCGGTCCGGTCCCGGCGTCCTCCCACAAGGCCGCGCGGTGCGCCCGACCTGTGCGGACGGCGTCTCTTTGCGGTGACATGGAGCGCGCTTTGCCCATCCGGCGGGAGGCTGGTGAAGGGAAGCGCCACGCCGGGGGGAGGCGTATGCGGGTCATCGGAGCGGGTTTCGGGCGCACGGGAACCCTGTCGCTGAAGGCGGCCCTGGAGGGGCTGGGCTTCGCCCCCTGCAACCACATGCGGGAGGTCATGGCCAGGCCCGCGCTCATCCACGGCTGGCTCGCCATCGCCGAGGGCCGCTCCCGGGACTGGGACGGGGTGCTCGGCGGGTTCGACGCCACCGTCGACTGGCCCGCGGCCGCGTACTGGCGCGAACTCGCCGCGCACTACCCGGCCGCCAAGGTCGTGCTCACGGTCAGGGATCCCGAAGCGTGGTACGCGAGCATGTGCGCCACGATCTTCGACGAGGCCCGCGCCCACGGGCCCGGGGTACGGCTCCTGTCGCGGCTCAGCGCCGACTACCGCGCGTTCCGCCGCATGGCCTACCTCGCCGTGCTCCATCGGGCGCTCGATGACGTGGGCCCGGACAAGGAGGCGCTGATCCGGAGATTCGAGGAACACGTGCGCGAGGTGCGCGAGGCGATCCCCGCCGACCGGCTGCTGGTCTACGACGTGCGGCAGGGGTGGCCCCCGCTGTGCGCGTTCCTCGGCGTCCCGGTACCCGACGAGCCGTTTCCCCGCCTCAACGACCGCCAGACCTTCGGCCGCCTCCTGCGAAGGTTCATGCTGCGTACAGCGTTCCGCCTTTCCCCTGCCCGCGGCCGCCGGCCCCCGTCGCTTCCATCCCCGCGAGGAGCCCGCCCACGCTCATGAGCCGCCCCCTACCGGCCTCCATGCCCGCGCTCCCGGTCCACGCGATCTACCAACCCATGCCGTGGCCGCGGCGGTGGGCGAGGCCGTCCATCCAGCGGGCGATCTCGGCGGTCCAGTCCATCTGGAGGGCCTGGTCGTGGCCGACCTGGAAGCGGCCGTAGACGTCCTGTCCCGAGGTGAACAGGCCGCCGCGCTTGTCGGCCTCCAGGACGACCGCCAGGCCGTGCGGGTCGGCGACGAACGTCAGCTCGACCTCGTTCACGCGGCCGGCCCACTGCGCGGGCGGGTAGTACTCGATCTCCTGGAAGAACGGCAGGCGCTGGTGCAGGCCGTGGATGCGGCCCGCCTCCATGTCGGCCTTCTTGAGGTGGAAGCCGAGCCGGGCGAAGGCGTCGAGGACGCGCTCCTGCGAGGGCAGCGGCATGATCGCCACGGGGTCGAGGTCGCCCTTGTCGACGGCCCTGGCCACCGAGAGCTCGGTGCGCACCCCGACCGTCGCGCCGGGCAGCGGGCCCCCGGGCGCCTCGGTAATCGGCGTCTCCCAGGGGATGGGGACCCCGAAGGGAACGGCGTGCCGCCGGCCCGCGCCCAGATGGAAGGGCCCGGAGACCCTGACCTGGAAGAACTCGGAGGTTCCGGTGTGCTCGTTGTCTCCGGACTCGATCTCGACGCGCGTGACCAGCCCGAGCGCGATGTACTCGACGTCGAAGTCGAGATCGCCGCCCTGGACGCGCACCTCTCCGCTCAGCGTCCCGCCGGGGCGCACGCGCGGCGTGGCGAGGACCGTGTCCACCGAAGGACCCCCGACCCCCAGCGCTCCCAGCATCCTCTTGAAGACCACGGCCACCTCTCCTGCTGTCATCGGGCGATGGATCGGACTCCGATCGGACCTGATCGAACTCCGGTCGAACAGGCAACGAGCCGCGCCCGGCGGCGGTTCCCGCGTCGCGGGGCCGGTCTCACCCGGCGGGCACGACGAACTCGGGGCGGTCCAGCACGCGCAGCCAGGTGCCGTCCGGCTGGCGGCGCGCCACCTGCGCCCGCGCGCCCGCGCCGTCCTTCGGCGGGGTGGAGGTCAGCGCCAGATCGCCGCTGACCAGCGTGGGAAGCGGCGTCTCCGGCTCGAAGCGCGGCCCCTGGGCCAGCACCTTCTCCCACAGCGCGCGGATCGCCGCGCGGCCCGTCGTGAAGCTCCCCGGCGGGTAGGCCATGACGGCGTCCTCCTCGTAGAGGGCCGCGACGCCCTCGGCGTCGCCGGCGTTGGCGCGTTCGACGAACAGGCGGGTGAGGTCCTCGGGCTCGCGGGCACGCTCGCGTTCGGTCATGACGATCCTCCGATCTCGTGATCTCTGCTGACAGGACCAAGCCTGGCAAGGAGGCCGTCAGAAGTCCAACAGATGGTTCTGCTGGGATCTAGAATCAGCTGTTATGGAACTGCGCCAACTCGAATACTTCGTCGCGGTGGCCGAGGAGGGTGGCTTCACCCGCGCGGCCGAGCGCGTGCACATCAGCCAGTCGGGGGTCAGCGCCCAGATCCGGCAGCTCGAACGCGACCTCGGCGCCCCCCTCATCGACCGCTCCGCCCGCACGGTGACGCTGACCGCCGCCGGCGCCGCGGCGCTTGAGCACGCCCGCGCCGCGCTGGCCTGCGCCGACGCCGTGCGCAAGGCCGTGGACGAGGTGAACGGGCTGGTGCGCGGTCGCCTGACGGTGGGCATGGTCACCGGCTGCACCGTCACCGAGCTGTTCGACGCCCTCGCCGCCTTCCACCGTCGCCACCCCGGCGTGGAGATCACCCTGGTGGAGGACAACGCCGACCGGCTGGTCGAGCGGGTCCGCGCCGGCGCGGCGGACCTGGCGCTGATCGGCGCCTCGGGCGCGCCCCCTGAGGGGCTGCGGGCGCTGCCGATCATCAGCGAGCCGCTCGTCGCCGCCGTGCCGCCCGGCCACCCCCTCGCGGCCCGGCGCGCCGTGACGCTGGACGAGCTGGCCGGTCACCCGCTCGTGTGCCTGCCCGAGGGGACGGGCATCCGGACGGTCCTCGACGAGGCGTGCGCCGCCCGCGGCCTCCGGCCCGGCATCGCGCTCCAGGCCACCGCGCCGGGCACGGTCGCCGACCTGGCCGCGCGCGGGCTCGGCGTGGCCGTCCTGTCGGAGTCCATCGCCGCCGGCTACGAGGACTCCCTCGTCGCGCTGCCCATCGAGGACGCCGGCACGCCCGCCGTCCTGGCGCTGGTCTGGAGGCCCGCCACCGGCCCCGCGCTGCACGAGTTCGTCCGGCACGCCCGCGAGGCGTTCGCCGTCCCTGAAGATCGCGGGCCGGCGGCGCGGGCGCGATGATAGGGAGGCCGGCGGGCGCGGGTCCCGCCGGCGGATCCTGTGAGCAGAGTGGGGAGACCATGTCCGTGCCGCCCGGCCCGTCCGACCGTCCCGTCCCGTCCGGCCTGCCCTTACGGTCGGGAAGGTCCGCCTGGTCCACCTGGTTCCGGTGCACCAAGACCCGTCCGTTCGCGAGGGTCAGGCTGTTCTGCTTCCCGTACGCGGGCGGGTCCGCCGCCCTCTACCACAACTGGCACCAGGGGCTTCCCCCGGCCGTCGAGGTGCGCGCCGTGCAGTATCCCGGCAGGGCCGACCGTATGGCCGAGCCGCTGGTCGGCGACGCCGGGCGGATGGCGGAGCTGATCACCGAGGCGATGGGCCCGCTGCTCGACCGCCCGGCCGCGCTGTTCGGCCACAGCATGGGCGCCCTGCTCGCCTACGAGGTCACCCGCGCGCTGCGCGACCTCGGCACCCCGCCCGTGCACCTGTTCGTCTCCGGCAGGAGGGCGCCGCACCTGCCCGCCCGGGAGGCGGCGGTGGCGGACGCCGACGACGCGACCTTCATGAGCCAGCTGAGCTCCCTCGGCGGCACCGACGCCGACATGCTCGCCGACCCGCAGATCCGCGAGCTGACGTTCCCTTACCTGCGCAACGACTTCCGGCTGGTGGAGACCTACGTGCACCGGGAGGCGGCGCCGCTGGACGTCCCGGTCACCGCGCTCGCGGGCGACGCCGACCCCACCGCCACCCCTGACGAGGCCGCCGGCTGGAGCGAGACGACGACCGGCGCCTTCACGGCGCGGGTGCTGCCCGGCGACCACTTCTACCTCGTCCCGCGGCAGGACGACGTGCTCGCCGAGATCACCGCGGGCCTGGACCCGTACCTCTGAGACCGTGCCCGTGAGGAGGTCGTCCGCGCGGCGGCGCCGGTCCGGGGCCCATGCGGCCCGGCGCCGCCGGTTCAGCGGGGTGCGCGTTGGAGGAACAGCACGGTCACCCCGCGCAGCGACCACAGCCGCTGCACGGCGTACCCCTTCTCCAGCAGGTAGTTCACCTTCGGCAGCGCCACCTCCGCCAGGCCGAACCGCGAGGGGGCCGTGGTGCCGGGCCGCACCGCGCGGTCGGTCTCCTCGCGCACCAGCCAGACCCGGTCCCCGATGTCGGTGCGCGGGTTCAACTCCGCGGGCATCCGCCCGTAGTGGGTCAGCCCCTCGCGGACCCACGGCGCCGCGTACGCGATCGTGTCGCCCGGCCGGACCATCGAGCCGATGACGGCCGCGGCGTCCCGGTAGGCCACCTGGTGACCGGCCGGGCCGCGGGCGTGGATCTGCTGGGGGAGGGCGAGCGCGGCGGCGACGGCCAGGGCGGCGTAGTGGAGCCAGGGCCGCGCCCGCGCGAGGGCGGCCCCGGCGAGCAGGGCGAAGGCCGGCGCCGAGGGCAGCACGTATCGGGAGTTGTAGACGGGCGTGCCGAGGAACGAGACGGCCACCAGCACCACGACGGGCAGCACGCCCCAGACCACGACCCCCGCCACGAACGCGCGCTCGCGCGGCTCGCGCCGGGCCAGGTACACCGCGCCGGTGAGGCCGCCCAGCGCCAGGAGCCAGCCGAGCGCCACGGCGGGCAGGTCGCCGGGCTCCGGCTCGGGCAGCCACGCGGTGACCGCGCTGCGCACCAGCACCAGGTTCTGCCAGGTGGGCGTGCCGAGCCAGTCGACCTGCCCCACCTGTCCCGCCGACAGCGCGGCGAGCGCGACCGCGGGCGGCGCGCCGAGGGCGAGCCACGGCAGGCACCGCCGGGTGATGACGAGGTGCGCGGGCAGCACGAGGACGGCGAACAGGTGCGCGCAGGGCAGCAGCGCGACAGACAGGACGTACCGGCCCCACCGGCCGGTCTCGGTGGCGCGGCGCAGCGCCCAGAAGGAGAAGACCGCGGCGGCGACGGCCATCGCGTACGGCCGCGCCTCCTGGCCGAACCGGGCCATCGACGGCAGGAGCAGCAGCGCCGCCCCGGCCGGCACTCCGGCCCGCGCGCCCGCGAGGCGGCGGCCGAGGTCGGTGAGCAGCCCGGTCGCGGCGGCGACGGCGAGCGCGGAGGGCAGCCGCACCCACCAGTCGGCCGTGCCGAGCCGCGTCCACACGTACATGAGCAGGTAGTACGGCAGGAAGACGGCGTCGCGCTGGCGCAGCGTCTCCCACAGCGTGTCCAGGGACGTCACCGCGCCCAGGGTGGCGAGCTCGTCGGCCCACACCGACGGTGCCCAGGACCACGCCACCGTGACCGTGAACGCGACCGCGGTCATGACGGCCACGGTGGGGTGGAGGCGTGTGCCGCGCGCCCGGGACGCGTGCGCGCCGCGCTCCCGCGCGGCCGCCGTCCGCTCGCCGCCCGCCATGCCGGGTGCCGATATTTCCATGGACGCACATATTGGCCGAGACGTCGTGCGGTGCCAAACGAACGGCTTTCGGTACGGAGGCCGTGACCGGTCACGGCCGGTGGGCGCCGGCGGTGTGCCCCGCGGGCGCCGCGTGCTACGTACGCTAAGTTCCCAAATTGTCGGGTTTATGGGTATAAGTGAATTTGTCTCGGTCCCAGAGCCCTTTCTCCGCCGATATCACCGCTCTGGGAAAGCCCCGGAAAGCCCATTCAGCGTGGGATGTCCGGCGATTTGGGAGTATGGGCCCGAATGAAAGCAGGATTCGGTCATCCGCCGGTGAAACATGAGCGGGCTTACGCCCGTCGCGGCCCCCGATGCGCCGGTTCCGGCGGGACCGCGATCGGCGTAGACTGCTCCACCACGATGATCCCGGGTGCCACCGTGGCGCCGGACGAGGACGGTGGCGATGCTGGTCGAGCTGACGATGCACAGCGCCGGGCTCGGGCCCGCGCCGAATTCGCCGATCGACGGCATTCGCATATTGGCCCTGCTCCCCGAAGAATGGCGTAAAGACCTGCGGCAGGCCAATGGCGAGATCGTCATCCGCGTCGAAACCGGCGACGACATCACCAGCACCGAGATCAGCGCCCGGGTGAAAGAGGCGCTGACCGACCCCACCGTCAGCCACTGGCGCCTGTACGCCTGCGACCCCGTGCCGGGGCCCGCCGCGGACGCACCCTGAGCGCCCCGCCGGGCCCGGCGGGCGTATGTCACCCGCCGGGCGCGCGGACTCAGGCGTCGCCGGCGATCCGGTAGGCGATCTCGATCGACCACTTGTCCATGTCGGGCTCCACGGCCGGGTCGCTCAGGTAGAACTCGAACCGCCCGCCCCACACCTCGTGGCCGCCCTCGTGCCGGTTGTCCCACCGCAACCCGTGGGCCGGGCCCCACTTCTCCAGGGCGGTGAGCGACTCCAGCAGGCGGTCCGGGTGCCCGGTGTGGAGCAGCGTGGCGTACCTGCCGCCGGGGATCACGCCGGCGATCACCCGGCCGTCCCCGGTCACCGGGGCCGCGACCGGCACGCCGACCTCCAGGCTGATGTCCCCGCGCACGTCCACCGACCAGTACCGGTAGAACAGCGGGCCCGCGGGCGGGACGCTCCTGTCCCGCAGCCACGCGTAGACCTCGGGCACCAGCGCGTTCACCCGTCCCCACTCCCGCAGCGGCGCGGTGATCGGAACGGCGGCGTACGGCCGCTCCTCCTGGGTCTCGACCGTCGGTTCGTTCGTCATGCTTCCCCCTTCAGGGTCGTCGTCACACCCCTGATACGAACGGCGGGGCCGGAACTCATCGCCCGCCCGGCCGGGCGGGCAGCCCGAACAGCGGGAAGAGCGCCTCGGCGTCGAGGAACGTCGTCACGCCGGCGATCCGGCCGCCGCGCACGTCCAGGATCAGCAGCCCCCACGGCGCGAGCACCCCCTCCTGCGGGGTGTACTGCGCGAACGCGGGGGAGCCGTTGGCGGCGACGGGGACCAGGCGCGACCCGTGGCAGTACCCGTCCGCCCCGAGCAGCGCCGCGCGGATCGCGGACCGGCCGCGCAGCCACCACCGGAACGGCGGCATCTGCATCGTGGCGTCCTCGTGGAGCAGCGCGACCATGCCCTCGACGTCGTAGCGTTCGAAGGCGTCCGCGTACCGCGCCAGCAGCGCCCGCTGCGCCGCGTCCAGGGGCGCGAACGGCTCGCCCGGGCCGGGGCCGCGTTCCTTGAGCGTCGCGCGGGCGCGCTGCAGGGCGCTGTTGACCGACGCGACGGTGACGCCGAGCAGCCCGGCGACCTCCGCGGCCGTCCAGCGCAGCACGTCGCGCAGGATCAGCACGGCCCGCTGGCGAGGCGGCAGGTGCTGGAGCGCGGCGACGAACGCCAGCCGGATCGTCTCGCGGGCGACGGCCAACTCGGCGGGGTCGCCGGACGGCAGCACCCGGTCGTCCGGGACCGGCTGGACGAACGCCCGCCAGGGCAGCGGCGGCCCGAGCGGCGTGCCGAGCTCGCAGGCCGGGCCGAGGTCCACGGCCAGGGCGCGGCGGCGCGCGCCCCGCAGCATGTCGGTGCAGACGTTTGCCGCGATCGCGTACAGCCACGACTTCGGCGACGCCCGGTGCTCGTCGTAGCGGTCGAACGCCTTCCAGGCCCGCACGAGCGTCTCCTGCACGGCGTCCTCGGCCTCGAACGCCGACCCGAGCATGCGGTAGCAGAAGCCGGTGAGGCCGGACCGGTGGCGTTCCAGCAGCTCGGCGGGGTCGCCCGGCGCGTTCGTGACCGGCACGGGGAGACCGGGCGGGAATTGGCGAAGATTCTCCGCCGCCGCGTGTCGAGGAACCGTCATGCGCTCCGACCCATGTGTGTGACGCGCCCGCCGCGGGCGCGCGAGACCGTGAGGAGCACCGGGATGAAGTACATGCTGCAGATCTAC containing:
- a CDS encoding thioesterase II family protein, with the translated sequence MSVPPGPSDRPVPSGLPLRSGRSAWSTWFRCTKTRPFARVRLFCFPYAGGSAALYHNWHQGLPPAVEVRAVQYPGRADRMAEPLVGDAGRMAELITEAMGPLLDRPAALFGHSMGALLAYEVTRALRDLGTPPVHLFVSGRRAPHLPAREAAVADADDATFMSQLSSLGGTDADMLADPQIRELTFPYLRNDFRLVETYVHREAAPLDVPVTALAGDADPTATPDEAAGWSETTTGAFTARVLPGDHFYLVPRQDDVLAEITAGLDPYL
- a CDS encoding sigma-70 family RNA polymerase sigma factor, yielding MPVTNAPGDPAELLERHRSGLTGFCYRMLGSAFEAEDAVQETLVRAWKAFDRYDEHRASPKSWLYAIAANVCTDMLRGARRRALAVDLGPACELGTPLGPPLPWRAFVQPVPDDRVLPSGDPAELAVARETIRLAFVAALQHLPPRQRAVLILRDVLRWTAAEVAGLLGVTVASVNSALQRARATLKERGPGPGEPFAPLDAAQRALLARYADAFERYDVEGMVALLHEDATMQMPPFRWWLRGRSAIRAALLGADGYCHGSRLVPVAANGSPAFAQYTPQEGVLAPWGLLILDVRGGRIAGVTTFLDAEALFPLFGLPARPGGR
- a CDS encoding sporulation protein, with product MTAGEVAVVFKRMLGALGVGGPSVDTVLATPRVRPGGTLSGEVRVQGGDLDFDVEYIALGLVTRVEIESGDNEHTGTSEFFQVRVSGPFHLGAGRRHAVPFGVPIPWETPITEAPGGPLPGATVGVRTELSVARAVDKGDLDPVAIMPLPSQERVLDAFARLGFHLKKADMEAGRIHGLHQRLPFFQEIEYYPPAQWAGRVNEVELTFVADPHGLAVVLEADKRGGLFTSGQDVYGRFQVGHDQALQMDWTAEIARWMDGLAHRRGHGMGW
- a CDS encoding LysR family transcriptional regulator — encoded protein: MELRQLEYFVAVAEEGGFTRAAERVHISQSGVSAQIRQLERDLGAPLIDRSARTVTLTAAGAAALEHARAALACADAVRKAVDEVNGLVRGRLTVGMVTGCTVTELFDALAAFHRRHPGVEITLVEDNADRLVERVRAGAADLALIGASGAPPEGLRALPIISEPLVAAVPPGHPLAARRAVTLDELAGHPLVCLPEGTGIRTVLDEACAARGLRPGIALQATAPGTVADLAARGLGVAVLSESIAAGYEDSLVALPIEDAGTPAVLALVWRPATGPALHEFVRHAREAFAVPEDRGPAARAR
- a CDS encoding sulfotransferase family protein, giving the protein MRVIGAGFGRTGTLSLKAALEGLGFAPCNHMREVMARPALIHGWLAIAEGRSRDWDGVLGGFDATVDWPAAAYWRELAAHYPAAKVVLTVRDPEAWYASMCATIFDEARAHGPGVRLLSRLSADYRAFRRMAYLAVLHRALDDVGPDKEALIRRFEEHVREVREAIPADRLLVYDVRQGWPPLCAFLGVPVPDEPFPRLNDRQTFGRLLRRFMLRTAFRLSPARGRRPPSLPSPRGARPRS
- a CDS encoding STAS domain-containing protein, which encodes MPLMVRRENRREFTVIAIIGEVDRNGVPRLGEDIDEAFRARPPQLIFDLSRLNFIDSSGLRVLVRAGAKAQKCGGTCALCCLNPTPRRIMNLTGIDAAFDIYPTVDAALAGGPLESRASLTFS
- a CDS encoding GyrI-like domain-containing protein, which produces MTNEPTVETQEERPYAAVPITAPLREWGRVNALVPEVYAWLRDRSVPPAGPLFYRYWSVDVRGDISLEVGVPVAAPVTGDGRVIAGVIPGGRYATLLHTGHPDRLLESLTALEKWGPAHGLRWDNRHEGGHEVWGGRFEFYLSDPAVEPDMDKWSIEIAYRIAGDA
- a CDS encoding glycosyltransferase family 39 protein; amino-acid sequence: MEISAPGMAGGERTAAARERGAHASRARGTRLHPTVAVMTAVAFTVTVAWSWAPSVWADELATLGAVTSLDTLWETLRQRDAVFLPYYLLMYVWTRLGTADWWVRLPSALAVAAATGLLTDLGRRLAGARAGVPAGAALLLLPSMARFGQEARPYAMAVAAAVFSFWALRRATETGRWGRYVLSVALLPCAHLFAVLVLPAHLVITRRCLPWLALGAPPAVALAALSAGQVGQVDWLGTPTWQNLVLVRSAVTAWLPEPEPGDLPAVALGWLLALGGLTGAVYLARREPRERAFVAGVVVWGVLPVVVLVAVSFLGTPVYNSRYVLPSAPAFALLAGAALARARPWLHYAALAVAAALALPQQIHARGPAGHQVAYRDAAAVIGSMVRPGDTIAYAAPWVREGLTHYGRMPAELNPRTDIGDRVWLVREETDRAVRPGTTAPSRFGLAEVALPKVNYLLEKGYAVQRLWSLRGVTVLFLQRAPR
- a CDS encoding YybH family protein, which codes for MTERERAREPEDLTRLFVERANAGDAEGVAALYEEDAVMAYPPGSFTTGRAAIRALWEKVLAQGPRFEPETPLPTLVSGDLALTSTPPKDGAGARAQVARRQPDGTWLRVLDRPEFVVPAG